The sequence GGAAGCGTCGAGTAAATCGGCATGGTGAAGGAACTGCTCAATGAGTTCTTCTTCACGGTTGATGTGCGCCTCAACCTCGGCGCGCTGTACGCTTTGGATCAGCTCGTCGATCAGTTTGCCTGTATACATCGTTTGCCTCCTTGTACTTGCTCGTACTCCAGACGCAGCATGCTGCGTCTCTACCTAAACTTGTTTAACCGGGACAGCACCGCTCGATGAGGTAGGTGTGCTGTGGATTTTTTCTTTCGCCCTTAAGTCCATCCGGTAGGACGATGCTGCCCGGCCACCTTTCGGCGATTAGCGGGCGTCTGAGCCCGCTGCCGAAATCCTGAGCGAAGCGAAGGATCTCTTCGTGATGCTCGGATTTCATCGCCGTCAATTCCTAAATCTCTTCTGCCGCCCGCAATTTTGCGCTGCGCGCTCGCGGGTTGCGATCCACTTCCGCCTCTGAAGCCGTTACCGGCTTTTTTGTCAGCAGCCGGTAGACGCCATTCTTTGCTCCCTCGCGCATCGCATCTTTCACGATGCGATCTTCCAGCGAGTGAAAGCTGATCACCACCAACCTCCCCGTCGAAGGGAGGAGAACCTGAGGAGCCGCCTCAAGCAAACTCCTCAGGTCCTCAAGTTCGCGGTTTACGAAGATTCGGATCGCCTGGAAAGTCGTTGTCGCCGGATGAATGCGCTTGTGTTTCATTGCCGGGAGCGCGGCCGCAACGACTTGAGCTAAGTGAGCTGTCGATCGTATCGGCCGTGCCCGGACAATGGCTCTGGCGATTCTCCGCGACCTCCTTTCCTCACCGAATTCGTAAATCACATCGGCGAGAGTTCTCTCGTCGAGGTGGTTTACCACTTGATCGGCGGTGCGCTCGTTGCGCGGGTCCATGCGCATGTCGAGCGGCCCTTCCGCCTGAAAACTGAATCCGCGTGCTGCGTCGGAGAGCTGTAAGGAGCTGATTCCCAAATCGGCCAGCAGACCGTCTGCGCTCGCCGCCTCGATTCGTTGCCCGACTTCCGCATACGACTCGTTGATTAGCGTGATGGTCGGAGCCTCGCCGCCAAGTTCGGCTGCAAGATCCCCGAGACGCTTGCGCGCCAGCTCCAGCGCTTTTGGATCCTTATCGAAGCCAATCAAATGACCCTGTGGGCCGAGGCGCCTTGCGAGTTCGCAGGAGTGGCCGCCAAGTCCGAGGGTCGCGTCGATATAGGTGCCGCCGCGCCGCACGTTCAGAAAATGGATCGCTTCTTCTAAAAGAACTGGAACATGACGTTGCCTTCCACCATCCTCGCCATGTTCGGCCTCCTGAGAGGCCTTGTTGTCTTCCACCGCTAGATGCCCAGATCAGCGAGTGTCTTCTCATCCTCTGGCGTGATCGGACTGTCTTCGAGGTGCTTGCGGAAGAGTTCTGCGTTCCGCACTTCCAAATAAGTCAGGTTCCCGAAGACCAGCACTTCCCCTTTCACGTCCGCCGATTCACGCAGCAGCTGCGGAATCAGCAATCTCCCCTGGTTATCGATCTCCACCATCTGGCCGTAGTAATTCACCCGGTCTAGGAACTTCTTCTTGGCCGGATTGAAGTTCGACACCTTTGCCAGCTTCTCTTCGATCCGCTGCCACTCTTCAAAGGGATAAATCTCGGCAACCTTCCCATCGCGGCTGGTGATGTAAAATTGCGCGCCACCATAGCTCTCGTCCATGGTGCGCTTGAATTCGGCAGGGACCTTGAGTCGTCCCTTTTCGTCCACGCGCGTTGGGTGATTGCCACGAAACATTGATTAACCGTCTGGCTCTGACTGGATATAGCCATCAGGGCCAAGGAGGCTGAAGCAGCGAAGAATCGGGTCTTAGAGGTTGTTTTTCTGTGGTTCGTCGGATTAATGAAGCTCATTCGCATCCGCTGCCACTCTCGACCACTCGACCCATTAGAGGTACTGATTCTTACCACTTTCAACCACTTTTGACCACATCCTACGCCGAAGCGGTTGTAAGTCAATGGCTTTTTTCAAGATCGGGGTATCGATTCAGTAAAACGTGTGGAAAAAACTACGTGAAGTAGGAACCGGAAAGGGCACTACTACGAATTGTGTTTAAGTGGGTGGTTCCGGAGCTGGAGAGGGGCGAACGCGAAGGCCACGAAGGAAACAGCAAGGTCACGGAGATGCTCGGGACAATTCTTGGGGATTGTGCATTTTCCTTTTGTGGTTTGCTACTCGACCAGCAAAGACATCGAATTTACCAAGTACCGACAGCCCTACCCCTTCGGTGACCTCCGAAGTTTCCTTCATGCCCTCGTGTTCGCCGTTCCAGTGCTATTCTCGCGAATCATGCCTCGCCGACTGCTTCTGCTGTTGCTGACGGTTGGCTGCGTCTCGGCAGCAACGCCACAAACTCCAGCACAGGGCCAACCTCAGCTTTCACCGCTCACGGTTACCGTCAGCGATGAAGTGGGAGCGGTAATCCCAAAAGCGCTTGTCACCGTCCGGAGTGAGACAAGCGCAGAGCAAACCTCGAAACCTCCCCTGCTTGAGCTCCGAACAGACTCGCAAGGGCAGGCGAGAGCAGGGCTCCCGTCGGGCTTTTACGATGTCTTCGTCGCCCTTGCCGGATTCGCGCCTTCCGCCCACAAAGTGCGAGTATCGGAGGGCCAACCTGCAGCCTTGAGCTTCGCCCTTGAACTCGACGAGGCATGGGCAAAAGAACACGGCGACGAATTTTCCGCCGAGACTACAGGCGCTTTCCCAGGGAAAGCTTTCCGAACGACGGACGGCGCGCGAATCCACTACGTCGAAGCCGGGGAAACGGCCAAGCCTCCCATCGTCTTCATTCCCGGATGGACAATGCCAGCTTCCATCTGGCGTCCTCAACTCGAGGGGCTTCGGGGCAAGTACCACGTGATAGCTGTCGATCCACGATCGCAAGGTGAGTCCGACACGCCTTCCGACGGCAATTATCCAGAACGACGCTCACGAGACATTGAAGAATTGATGGAGCACCTTCAGCTCCGCGACGTCACCCTGGTTGGCTGGTCGATGGGAGTGCCGGAAGTATTGGCGTACGCAAACCAATTTGGCACTGGCCGTCTGCGGTCTGTTGTCCTTGTCGACGGCTTCGTCGCGCTCGATCCTAAAGACTCGCAAGTTCAAGCCGCCTTCGCGGGAATGCTGAAGCAAGCGCAACTCGATCGCCTCAAATGGACAGAGGCGTTTGTGCGCAGCATGTACCGCAAGCCCCAGTCGGAGGACTATTTACGTAGCGTGATCCGAGCTAGCCTGCGCACACCGACAAACACGGCAGTAACGCTGATGCAGAACATGGCGACCATGGGTGATCTCTCCCCAGTGCTCGCGAAGCTCGATAAGCCAGTGCTTTTCGCATATGAGCCGCAGCTAGCAGCCACAGCACAGATCGTAAAGACCAAGCTTCCCTCAGCCCGAGTAGAAAACTTCGAAGATGCCGGACACGCGCTTTTTGTGGATGATGCGGAGCGCTTCAACAAGCTCGTCGACGAATTTGTGAGCGCTGCGCACCACTAATGGTTTTAAAGCGAGTGCTTCGCGCGGATGGCATGTGCTTCTCATTTCACCCGATGACCCGATGGCCCGATCACCCGATTCTTATGTGGTGCTATCCTCCCGAGCATGAATCAGGGCCCCAGCGTCATTCGTTTTGCGGAGTACGAGGCTGATCTCCGTAGTGGAGAGCTGCGGCGGCAGGGGCATCGTCTCAAGCTTCAGGACAAGCCGTTTCAGGTTCTCGCCGCGCTGCTGCAAAGGCCGGGAGAGCTGGTCACTCGCGAAGAGCTGCGGCAGAGCCTATGGGCCGCCGATACCTTCGTCGATTTCGAGCACGGCTTGAACACTGCCGTCAACAAAGTGCGCGAGGCGCTGCGCGATTCCGCGAACAATCCTCGGTTCATTGAGACACTGCCCCGGCGGGGATACCGGTTTATTGGGCCGATCAACAATTCGGCCAATAGCGAGGCTGTATCGCCGTCCCAGGCAGAGACGCAGTCCGCCGCGGCGGACGTCTCTACGCCGGACAAGAGAGATCTGCCTACTGCTCCGCGTCCGGCCGCTCGTGGGCTTTTGCTGCTCATCGAAGGTGCATATCTGGTTTCTTACATCGCCGCACTGCACTATCTGATCTGGGTGCGGATGCTGGCGCGTTTTAGCTTTGGCGCGGCGCAGTCGTTCACGATCGCTTCCCTGATTGTTCTGTGGTGTGCGTTGGGACTGCCGCTGCGCTTTTACCTGTGCTTTGCCATCCTCTTCGACTATGACTACCTTGGCCAGAAATTTCGGAGGCTATTCCCTTTTCTGCTCTTGATCGACGAGTTTTGGTCTGCGATGACCTTCTTCCTTGTTCCCACAATAGGGCTGGGATTCGCCTTCCCGCTATTCGTACTTGCGGTTTATTCACCGTTCGCTCAGCGAACGCTCGTGAGAATGGCATATCCGGAGCGGTAAGTTTGTCATTCCGAGCGTAGCGAGGAATCCCTACAACATCTTCAATTCCTCATCGAACGACTAACGCGGCAACGATACCCAATAAAATTGCCTCCCATTCGTAGGCGCTATCAAGATTGAATGTGGAGATCCGGAACACTCGTAAAGGTTCCATGCGTGAGCCGAAGAATTTATGTCGCCAACCAACTCTTTCGGCCACCAAGTAGCCCCCGGATCATCTACGTGGACACCAGAAAGCGTAGAGGAATTAAGACAGAATGACGTCACCGATGCACCAGCAACGTTCACAAATGAACCCCATACCCGATTTGAATCTAGGTTGTGGATCTCTCGAATATTCGTAGCAGTCGATGGCAAAAACTCCGGCAACCATCCGTGACCTGCGTCAGCCTTGTGAGCTTCCTCGAACGAACCATAGTGGGACTCGAAGTCTTCTTTGCAGGCTTGCGTAAGCAATAAGAAGCTCCAAAGAAGCGTCCACCGCGCTAGCTTGACGATTGTCTCCAATGCTTTCGGGTTCTGACGCGCTTCGATAGCAACGGTGCTCATGGTTACCGCAGGGATTCCTCACTTCGTTCGGAATGACAACTAATTTGTCAACGCCTCCACCACGACTTCCGACGGCATTTCCTTCCCAAACTCCCCTTCCCACTTCGCGATCACCACGCTGGCAAGGCAATTGCCAATCACATTGACCGATGTTCGCGCCATGTCCATCAGCGCATCGATGCCGAGGATGATATATACCGGCCACACAGGCAGATTGAATCCGCCCAGCGTGGCCATGAGAATCACCAGGCTTGCGCGTGGAACACCGGCGACTCCTTTGCTCGTCAACATCAGCGTCACTACCAGAAGCACTTGCTCTCCAATCGAGAGTGGGTGACCAGCCGCCTGCGATACGAAGATCGCCGCCAGAGATAGATAGAGCGTGCTGCCGTCGAGATTGAAGCTGTATCCCGTGGGAATCACAAATGCGACGATCTGCCGCGGAACTCCGATCGCCTCCATAGCCTCCATGGCACGAGGCAATGCCGCCTCCGAGGTGCTGGTTGCAAAGGCGATGGTCGCGGGCTCGGCGACAGCGCGCACAAAGCGACGGATGGGGACGCGAAAAATCAATGCCACCGGCAACAGCACAAAAACAAGAAATGCAATCAATGCGAGATACAGCGTAGTCAGCAGTTTGAGCAAATTGGAAAGAACACCCACGCCAAGCTGACCGATTGTGTAGGCGATCGCCGCGCCGACTGCGAGCGGCGCCAGGTACATCACAATATTCGTGAACTTGAACATCGTCTCGGACAGGCTCTCGCAGAGCGTCAGCATCGGGCGGCGTTTCACTTCGGGAAGCATCCCCAATGCAAGCCCGAAGATCAAGGCGAAGACGACCACCTGCAGCACCTGTCCCTCAGCGACAGATTTCGCAATGTTCTCCGGGAAGATATGCAGGATCAGATCGCTCGGCGTTTGCTTCTGCGGAACAGCCGGTGCGGCAGCTTGGTCGGAGGGAACGCGCACGCCCACGCCGGCTTTGCTGATATTGATGGCGGCGAGTCCGATGATCAGAGCCAGCGTCGTGACTACCTCAAAGTAGATCAGCGCCTTTAGTCCCATGCGCCCGACCTGCTTCAGGTCAGAGTGCCCCGCGATGCCGACAACCAGAGTGCTAAAGATTAGTGGAGCAATGATGGCCTTGATAAGTCGCAGAAAGACTTGCGTGATCACCTGCAGTCCGACGGCCTGGCGAGGAAACTCGTGACCAAAAATTCCGCCGATGAGCATGCAGGCAAAGATCCACGTCATCAGCGAGCGACGGAGGACTGCATACACCAGAACCGCTCCCACCAAAGCCCATCGGGTAGTCCGAAGCAGTGCCTCCGGCAGAGGATATGTGCGCGAGATAAGAACAAAACTCAAGGCAAGTGCGGCCAAAGCCAGCACAATTCCGAGCCAGACTCGTTGGCTAAAAACACCTTTCTTGTCGATAGGCATCGAGGTGAAAAGGTATCACGAGGAAGCTTCTAAGCTGCTTAGCTTCTGAGCCTCTAAGCTAAACAACAACACCAAAAGCCAAAGCCCGCATCCCGAAAGAAATGAAGGGGACAGATTTTCCGGGACAAACTGTGTTAAGAGATCGAGTGCCATCTCAATGGATGCTGAGTAGCGAGTAAGCCAGTATTCCCTCCCACATCCGTCAGATCCGCCAAATCCGTCAAATCCGTGTTCCGATTTTGGTTTTGGTGTAGAAGCTCAAAAGCTTAGCAGCTTGGAGGCTTTCTTTCGTGCTGCTCCCGACATGAACCTTCGTAATTGCCCTTGCTGAGTCATTCCCACCCATCGGCTCACGACTCTGGCATAACTAGCGTGTCTGTATCCCCCAAAGGAAGCGCCACTCGGGTAAACCGAGAGGAGAGGAAGAAGCGACAAATTCCATGAAAAACAAACTTATTGCAATCGCAATCACAGGACTGCTGACCGCTACAGCGTTTGGCGACAGCACAACTCCAACCAAGGGGCCACACCCCATCCAGCATCGCAAGCACAACCAGCAGGCGCGTATTCATGAAGGTGTGAAGAGCGGAGAGCTGACGAAAGGCGAAGCCAAGCACCTCGAGAAGCAGGAACACGCTCTGAACAAGGAAGAGCGTCAGATGCGCAAGGAAAATGGTGGCAAGCTAACGGCAGCCGATCGGGCAAAACTCAATCGCCAGCAGAACCACCTGTCGAAAGAGATCTACAAAGACAAACACAACAATAAGAAGCGCGGATAATTCTCACAACGGGAATAAAGGGCCTCCGCCTCTGCGGGGGCCTTCGATTTTTAACGTCGCTCTTAATGAGCAAAACGGCAACATCAAAAGCCCAACACGGATTGGACGGATGTGACGGATCGCACGGATAAACCAATAGTCGAACCTGTGACTACCAGATTCGCCGGATGATGTCAGACTGGTAGGACAGAAATCCAGTGACTCCGACTTTCCGACCAAATCAGTCCGATCCGTTAGATCCGTTCAATCCGTGTTCGGATTTTGGTTTTGCTCTTAGCTCAAGAGCTGGTGCTTAGGAGCTTGCCTAAATCGCCGCGAGCGCCTGATCCAGGTCCGTGATGATGTCTTCCACATCCTCGATTCCAACCGAAATTCGCACCATACCGTCGGTCAAGCCGATTTCAGCTCGACCTTTTTCTCCGAGGGCGGCGTGCGTCATGGTCGCAGGATGAGAAATCAACGTCTCCACGCCGCCAAGTGATTCCCCAAGCGAGCAGACCCGCACTTTGCGGAGCATCTTCTGCGCGTTCTGAAACGAGCCGGTCTCGAAGGTGATCATTGCGCCAAACCCGGACATTTGTTCTTTCGCTAGCTTGTGTTGCGGATGATCCGGCAATCCAGGATAGAAGACCTCCTTCACTTTCTTGTGCCGATTCAGGAACGCCGCCACTTCCCTGCCGCTGCGGTCGTGCTGTTCCATACGCACGGCGAGCGTCTTCACGCCGCGCAGGACCAGCCAGCATTCGAATGGCGACAAAATGCCTCCGGTGCATTTCTGCACGAAGGCAAAGGTTTCTTTGTGCTGCGGCTTGGTGCAGACGAGCACACCTCCTAGGCCATCGCTGTGCCCGTTAAGAAACTTCGTCGTGGAATGCATCACGATGTCCGCGCCCAGCGGGATTGGCTTTTGGAAGTATGGCGACATGAAGGTGTTGTCGACTGACAGTTCCGCGCCGTGGGCATGCGCGATCTTCGCAATCGCGGCGATATCCGTAACGGTCATCAGCGGGTTCGTGGGCGTCTCGATGTGCACAAGTTTCGTGTTGCGCCGAATCGCTTTTTCTACGGCTTTTGAATTTGACGTATCCACATACGTGAACTCCAAGCCATAGTGAGTCAGCACTTGGTTGAAAAGCCGCGGCACACCGCCATAAACGTTCGAGCCGCAGACGATGTGGTCACCGGATTTCATCATCGTAAGCATTGCAGTGATCGCGGCCATTCCGCTGGCAAACACATGTGCGGAGGTCCCGCCCTCAAGTGCCGCGAGATTCTCTTCCAGCCGCGTACGCGTCGGATTGGATACGCGAGCGTACTCGTATCCTTTGTTCTTGCCGATCTCTTCCTGGACGTAAGTAGAAGTCGCGAAGATCGGTACGGTAACGGCGCCTGTCGAAGGGTCGGGTTCCTGGCCAACGTGGATGGCGCGGGTGGCGAAACCGCGATTAGGATTCTGGTCTTTGCTCATTGAATTTCAGGATAACAGGCAAGACGGCGCGGGAGGACACGGAGGTCACAGAGGAAAGTCAACGGCTAGAACACGGATTGAACGGATTCAACGGATCGGACGGATAAACAAGAATTTTTCTTTGTTTCGCGTTTTATAACCCGCGATTTCGCGATGGGATCCCGCAATCCAGCGATCATTCGATTACGAAATTACCCAATCTTGGTAATCCGTCAAATCCGTTAGATCCGTTCAATCCGTGTTCTAGCCGTTGACTCTCCTCTATGGCCTCCGTTTTCAAATTCCACCGTCGAAGATGTTTTTTGATAGATATCGCTCGGCGGCGTCAGGAATTACGGTCACCACGCGTTTGCCTTTGCCGAGTTGTTTGGCAATCTGCATTGCGGCGAAAACGTTCGCACCAGAGCTTGATCCGCCGAGGACGCCTTCTTTTCGAGCGAGCTCGCGTACTGTCGCGAACGCGTCATCGTCGGAGACCATGATGATGGCATCGCATACCTTGCGGTCGAAGGTTTTGGGAATAAAGCTGACACCGATGCCTTCCACTTTGTGGGGACCAGGAGGATTGCCTTGGAGGATCGATCCCTGCGTCTCGACTGCGACGGTTTGAATTCTGGGATTCTTCTCCTTCAGAAACCGGGAAACACCGGAAAAAGTTCCTCCGGTGCCGACGCCAATCACGATTGCATCAATCTGTCCCTGCATCTGATCGTAGATCTCTTGTGCCGTTGTTTCATAATGGAACTCGGGATTCGCTTGATTTTCGAATTGGAGAGCAATGAAGGAATCGGGTGTCTTCGCGGCGATTTCGCGTGCTTTCGTGATCGCTCCCTGCATACCTTCGGCATCTGGTGTGCGAATCACCTCGGCACCAAGCGCCGCCATCACCTTCATCTTTTCTTCTGAGAACTTCTCGGGCACGCAGACGATTACGCGATATCCCTTGTTCACGCCGATGAGCGCGAGCCCAATACCGGTGTTTCCGGCGGTGGCTTCGATGATCGTACTGCCCGGTCGCAGCTTTCCCTCGCTTTCGGCGCGCGAGATCATGCCAATCGCGGCACGATCTTTCACGCTACCTCCGGGATTCAGGTATTCGAGTTTCGCGTAGACTTCGGCGCTGCCTGACGGAATCATCCGTCTGAGGTGCAGCATGGGAGTTTCGCCGACGAGATCCGTAATGCTTTCGGCTACTCGCAGGTGGACGGCCTCAGTGGTGCTCATCTGGCTTCATGTTAGCGCAACTGATGGTTCAGTACCGTCTGCGGTAGCGGATGGGTGATAGACCTCACCCATTCGCTACCGCGAACGGTACTGAACTACTGTTTGGAAGCGCGTGTCTGCTGGCCTGCGTAGTAGCCACTGCGGGTGCGGACCTGCAGACGTCCGTAGCCCGGCGCATGTGCGTCGACCTTGACCTGACGAAATCCACCCTGGTCCTGGGGACGGCTTGGACGGTAATAGATCGAGTATTGATTGCGAATATCGCGGGCCACTGCGCGCGCGATCTGATCGACTTCACCCAGATCTTTGGGAAAGAAGGAGACGCCGCCGGTGTGCTGCGCTAGTGAATCGAGCGCGCGCCTCGCACGCTTCTCACGCTCCCCACCGAGAATTCCGATGGTGTAGACTACCGGCCCATTGTCGTCCTGCACGCGCCGGACGGCCTGTTCGAGCGTGTCGGTGCTGGCATTGTCTTCACCATCGGTGACCACCAACAGCACCTTCTTTTCACGACGTCCTTTTTTCACCAGGTAATCGGCGGAGGCGACCACGGCATCGTAGAGTGCAGTTCCACCTCGGGAATCAACTTGCTGCAGGCCTTCCTGCATCTTCGCGATATCGCTGGTGAGGTCGGTGTCGATGATGGCTTCATCGCTGAAGTTCACGATGAATACTTCATCCTCGGGATTGCTGCCCTTCACTAAATCGAGGGCGGCTGTGTTGACCGCCTGGCGCTTGTCGCGCATGGAACCGGAGTTGTCGACCAGAATTCCGATCGACACTGGAATATCTTCACGAGTGAAGCGAGTAATCTGCTGCGGCTGGCCGTCTTCGTACACGGTAAAGTCATTCTTGTTCAGATTGGTGACAAGTCGCGACCGCTGATCAACCACGGTGGCATGCAGCACAACCTCCTGCACCATGACAGGAATGAGGAATCCGCCGCTCTTTGTCTTCGTTACTTCTCCACTTTTGGGAGGGGGAACACTCACCGTGGGCCCTCCAACATTCGGAGGCGTAGCGGCCTCGGCTTCGGCGTTAGTCTGCGGCAGCGTTTTGCCTGACTGATCCTCCAAAGGAACGCCCGCAGCGTCGACGAGGACATTGTCTGTGCCCTCGCGGTGCACACCGGTCGGAGCGTTGGACTGCGGTTGCGCAGCCTGGGTTTGCGAGGCCGTCGCGGGCTGAACTGTCTGGCTCTGCTGCGAAATCGCCAACGCTGCAGAAAGAACCAGCAGGAACAGGGCTGTCACATGGGGCAGCTTATTCCGTAGGTGCATAGTATCCGGTTTTTGCATGTACAGTGAGTGGCGGCAGGCCCTTGGGTGCATTTAGCTTAACCTTTATCTTGCGCCACTTGCCATCCCGAGCTGCATTTGTTGGACGGTAACCAAGCACATATTGGTTGCGCAGCTCTACTCCAATCTTTGTGGCGACATCGGCCAGTTCGTTCACATCGTCCACGCGGAACATGCGTCCGCCAGTCACATCGGAGATTTCATTGAGGAGATAGGGTCCGTAGCGCTCTTCCGGGGTTGCAGCGCTATTGTCAAATAATCCGATGGCATAGACCCCAACATCGGCTTCTTTGACCAGGGACTTAATCTCGCTGTCGGTGTAGCGGCTGCGATTGTCGCCACCATCGGAGATGATGAGCAGCGCCTTCTTCTCGTGATGCGCCGATTTCATCTTCTTCATGCCCATGTAGATCGCATCGAGCAGTGCGGTCCTGCCCTTTGCATTTGCAAACACGAGCCGGCTCTGAATGTCTTCGATAGAGTTTGTGAAATCGGCCAAGAGCTCAGGCTTGTCCGCGAATCCGATCATAAAAAACTCGTCGTCAGGATTCGCCGTCTTGAAAAACTCCACCACCGCCTGCTTACTCTTCTCGATCTTATTGCCCATACTCCCGCTGAGATCGAAGATCACGCCCAGCGAAAGTGGAGCGTCCTCGCTGGAGAATGAGCGGATCTGCTGTCCCTGATTGGCTTCCGATAGTAGGAAGTTGTCCCTTTCGAGGCCCGTAACCAAACGATTCATAGGATCAGTAACGGTCACGGGAACAAGGACTAGATTTACATCGACTTTGAACTGCCGATTAGTCGTCTTTAGTCCAACCGACGGCGTGCTCACGTCTGGACTCGCAACTGCGTTCGCCGGTTCGGCCTTCGCGCGCGGGGTGATGTGAACGTCGGTGAGATCGCCAGTGCCTTGCGCAAATGTTGTAGCCGCAAAGATCGCGACGAACGCGAGGAGACTGAAAATTCTGGAAGTAACTTTGCAGGTTGATGCGAGCGCAGAGAATGTCTGCGGAGTCGTCGAACGCTTGCCGATCAGGGAAACAGAAACAGATGGCCCGCTGGT is a genomic window of Terriglobales bacterium containing:
- the rsmH gene encoding 16S rRNA (cytosine(1402)-N(4))-methyltransferase RsmH, which gives rise to MEDNKASQEAEHGEDGGRQRHVPVLLEEAIHFLNVRRGGTYIDATLGLGGHSCELARRLGPQGHLIGFDKDPKALELARKRLGDLAAELGGEAPTITLINESYAEVGQRIEAASADGLLADLGISSLQLSDAARGFSFQAEGPLDMRMDPRNERTADQVVNHLDERTLADVIYEFGEERRSRRIARAIVRARPIRSTAHLAQVVAAALPAMKHKRIHPATTTFQAIRIFVNRELEDLRSLLEAAPQVLLPSTGRLVVISFHSLEDRIVKDAMREGAKNGVYRLLTKKPVTASEAEVDRNPRARSAKLRAAEEI
- a CDS encoding alpha/beta fold hydrolase is translated as MPRRLLLLLLTVGCVSAATPQTPAQGQPQLSPLTVTVSDEVGAVIPKALVTVRSETSAEQTSKPPLLELRTDSQGQARAGLPSGFYDVFVALAGFAPSAHKVRVSEGQPAALSFALELDEAWAKEHGDEFSAETTGAFPGKAFRTTDGARIHYVEAGETAKPPIVFIPGWTMPASIWRPQLEGLRGKYHVIAVDPRSQGESDTPSDGNYPERRSRDIEELMEHLQLRDVTLVGWSMGVPEVLAYANQFGTGRLRSVVLVDGFVALDPKDSQVQAAFAGMLKQAQLDRLKWTEAFVRSMYRKPQSEDYLRSVIRASLRTPTNTAVTLMQNMATMGDLSPVLAKLDKPVLFAYEPQLAATAQIVKTKLPSARVENFEDAGHALFVDDAERFNKLVDEFVSAAHH
- a CDS encoding winged helix-turn-helix domain-containing protein; the encoded protein is MNQGPSVIRFAEYEADLRSGELRRQGHRLKLQDKPFQVLAALLQRPGELVTREELRQSLWAADTFVDFEHGLNTAVNKVREALRDSANNPRFIETLPRRGYRFIGPINNSANSEAVSPSQAETQSAAADVSTPDKRDLPTAPRPAARGLLLLIEGAYLVSYIAALHYLIWVRMLARFSFGAAQSFTIASLIVLWCALGLPLRFYLCFAILFDYDYLGQKFRRLFPFLLLIDEFWSAMTFFLVPTIGLGFAFPLFVLAVYSPFAQRTLVRMAYPER
- a CDS encoding cation:dicarboxylase symporter family transporter, producing the protein MPIDKKGVFSQRVWLGIVLALAALALSFVLISRTYPLPEALLRTTRWALVGAVLVYAVLRRSLMTWIFACMLIGGIFGHEFPRQAVGLQVITQVFLRLIKAIIAPLIFSTLVVGIAGHSDLKQVGRMGLKALIYFEVVTTLALIIGLAAINISKAGVGVRVPSDQAAAPAVPQKQTPSDLILHIFPENIAKSVAEGQVLQVVVFALIFGLALGMLPEVKRRPMLTLCESLSETMFKFTNIVMYLAPLAVGAAIAYTIGQLGVGVLSNLLKLLTTLYLALIAFLVFVLLPVALIFRVPIRRFVRAVAEPATIAFATSTSEAALPRAMEAMEAIGVPRQIVAFVIPTGYSFNLDGSTLYLSLAAIFVSQAAGHPLSIGEQVLLVVTLMLTSKGVAGVPRASLVILMATLGGFNLPVWPVYIILGIDALMDMARTSVNVIGNCLASVVIAKWEGEFGKEMPSEVVVEALTN
- a CDS encoding PLP-dependent aspartate aminotransferase family protein; the encoded protein is MSKDQNPNRGFATRAIHVGQEPDPSTGAVTVPIFATSTYVQEEIGKNKGYEYARVSNPTRTRLEENLAALEGGTSAHVFASGMAAITAMLTMMKSGDHIVCGSNVYGGVPRLFNQVLTHYGLEFTYVDTSNSKAVEKAIRRNTKLVHIETPTNPLMTVTDIAAIAKIAHAHGAELSVDNTFMSPYFQKPIPLGADIVMHSTTKFLNGHSDGLGGVLVCTKPQHKETFAFVQKCTGGILSPFECWLVLRGVKTLAVRMEQHDRSGREVAAFLNRHKKVKEVFYPGLPDHPQHKLAKEQMSGFGAMITFETGSFQNAQKMLRKVRVCSLGESLGGVETLISHPATMTHAALGEKGRAEIGLTDGMVRISVGIEDVEDIITDLDQALAAI
- the cysK gene encoding cysteine synthase A is translated as MSTTEAVHLRVAESITDLVGETPMLHLRRMIPSGSAEVYAKLEYLNPGGSVKDRAAIGMISRAESEGKLRPGSTIIEATAGNTGIGLALIGVNKGYRVIVCVPEKFSEEKMKVMAALGAEVIRTPDAEGMQGAITKAREIAAKTPDSFIALQFENQANPEFHYETTAQEIYDQMQGQIDAIVIGVGTGGTFSGVSRFLKEKNPRIQTVAVETQGSILQGNPPGPHKVEGIGVSFIPKTFDRKVCDAIIMVSDDDAFATVRELARKEGVLGGSSSGANVFAAMQIAKQLGKGKRVVTVIPDAAERYLSKNIFDGGI
- a CDS encoding VWA domain-containing protein, which translates into the protein MHLRNKLPHVTALFLLVLSAALAISQQSQTVQPATASQTQAAQPQSNAPTGVHREGTDNVLVDAAGVPLEDQSGKTLPQTNAEAEAATPPNVGGPTVSVPPPKSGEVTKTKSGGFLIPVMVQEVVLHATVVDQRSRLVTNLNKNDFTVYEDGQPQQITRFTREDIPVSIGILVDNSGSMRDKRQAVNTAALDLVKGSNPEDEVFIVNFSDEAIIDTDLTSDIAKMQEGLQQVDSRGGTALYDAVVASADYLVKKGRREKKVLLVVTDGEDNASTDTLEQAVRRVQDDNGPVVYTIGILGGEREKRARRALDSLAQHTGGVSFFPKDLGEVDQIARAVARDIRNQYSIYYRPSRPQDQGGFRQVKVDAHAPGYGRLQVRTRSGYYAGQQTRASKQ
- a CDS encoding VWA domain-containing protein — its product is MPGTSGPSVSVSLIGKRSTTPQTFSALASTCKVTSRIFSLLAFVAIFAATTFAQGTGDLTDVHITPRAKAEPANAVASPDVSTPSVGLKTTNRQFKVDVNLVLVPVTVTDPMNRLVTGLERDNFLLSEANQGQQIRSFSSEDAPLSLGVIFDLSGSMGNKIEKSKQAVVEFFKTANPDDEFFMIGFADKPELLADFTNSIEDIQSRLVFANAKGRTALLDAIYMGMKKMKSAHHEKKALLIISDGGDNRSRYTDSEIKSLVKEADVGVYAIGLFDNSAATPEERYGPYLLNEISDVTGGRMFRVDDVNELADVATKIGVELRNQYVLGYRPTNAARDGKWRKIKVKLNAPKGLPPLTVHAKTGYYAPTE